The genome window AGCTCATCTGTGCTGCAGTTCCCGCTTTTGATGTCTTCGATCATTATCGGGGCCAGACCCTGAATCGCACTAGTCGGGTTCTTTATGTCGTGCGCGAGTGTGGTGAGTAGCTCCGTTTTCGTCTGGTAGAGCGTGCTGAGTTGCTGCTGGATGACGTGCAAGTTGATGTGCGTGCGCACACGGGCTAGCAGTTCTTCGCGGATAAAGGGCTTTTTGATGTAGTCCACGCCGCCAGCAGCAAAGGCGCTGACCAGATCGGTGACTTCTGTGGCTGCCGTTAAGAAAATGACAGGAATATGCTCGGTTTGCTCTTCGGCCTTGAGTTGTTTGCAGACACCCAGCCCATCAATCCCAGGCATCATGACATCAAGCAGGATGAGGGTGGGTTGTTGTTCTTTAGCGGCTTCGAAGGCTTCTTCGCCATTGATCGCAAAGATAAAACGCATGCCCTCTCGTCGTAGAATTTCGCCAACCAGTTGCAGATTTTGTGGCTCATCATCTACAATCAGGATTTTGGTTTCTTCCGTGGCTTGGGGGGAGCATTCCATCCTATTCGTGTGTTTTAAATACTAAGTAGTGGGTGGTATTCCTTAGTCTTAGGCCGAATCTAAGCGAATTACGAGGGTTGATTCTGGGTATATTACGTTAAGTTTTTTGCCCATAACGTTGAGTTTGTGCTATTTTTTCCGGGCTTCAAACTCGGCGGAGTCCTTTAGCGATGTTTCGGCTAAGTTTTTCTTAATCTCGCAACGCGTTTTTTTCCAGAAATGGTGGTGTGGGCATGCGCGCTCGTCAGAGCATTGTGCCATCCCGAGCAGGCACCCTTCAGTCCACTGCTCGCCGTCGATTGCACGGCTCACATCCAGTAGGCTGATCTCTTCTGCTGGGCGTGCGAGTTGCACGCCACCGGTGTAGCCACGTTTGCTTTTGACCAGTCCAGCTTCGCTGAGGCGGCTAATGATTTTCGCTAGATAGAAGTTTGAGACATCGGATTGCGCTGCGAGGTCTTTGACCAGCATCGGTGGGCCATCAGGGCCTCCGAGGCAGCTCAGTGCGCGTATTGCATAGCCAGTTGTGGTTGAGAGTGAAAGCATGGTAGGTATTGTTTGGAAAGAAGAGTAAGGACGGACTGTCTGAGGTCGATGTGAGGCATTCCAGCAAAAAGTGCACCGTTATTGAAGACGCATTACAATTTTTTTCATAGTAAACACAGCTCCAACCGTTTGTCTATCACTAGCTTGATTTAGGGTTTTTCGGGGGGATTGTTTTCTTTTTTCAAAGCGTTGATCTTGTGGAACCGAGCTGTTGGACTTCTGTCGAACTCACTGAACCAATCTTCTATTATGAAACCTACCTTATTTCTATTCTTTAGTGGTGTCATTGTCTCGTCGTTGTTTGCGGCGCAGAAAAATCCAGAACTTCGAGTCGTCGAAGACTCTAGGGCAGTGGCGTCCATTGGTGAGACGCCAGTGGTTTCCTATGCAGATGTGCTTGATAAAGCCACGCCGTCGGTCGTGGCAGTCTATACGTCGCGACTCGTTCAGCCCTCATATTATCAACGTGCCCCTCAGGGCTTGCAGGACTTGTTGCGTCAATTTGGTCGGCCAGCACCACAGTCTCAGTCAGACGGATCGAAAGAGCGTATGGAGCAAGTCGGGGTCGGTTCGGGGGTGATACTTTCGGAGGACGGCTACATTGTAACGAATTATCACGTGATCCAAGTGCAACGTGGGCGAGCTGCGGATGAGATCCGTGTGCGCCTGAGTGATGATGTCGAGTATGTGGCCACGCTGGTTGGATCGGATGAAAAAACAGATGTGGCTGTCTTGAAGATCGAGCCAGAAGAGTCGCTGCCGGTTGTGACAATTGCGGATAGTGCAAAGCTACGCGTGGGTGACATCGTATTTGCGATTGGGAATCCGCTGGATGTTGGGCTGACTGCGACGCAAGGCATCGTTTCTGCACTCGGGCGTGACTCAGGAGGGGAAATTTTGGGGCCTGGTTCGTATGAGAATTTCATTCAGACAGATGCGTCGGTAAATTTGGGTAATTCCGGCGGTGCGTTGATCGACGCTGCGGGGCGCTTGATCGGGATCAATACTGCGATTGTGTCTGGCTCCGGCGGGAGTATCGGTATTGGGTTCGCGATTCCTTCGAACATGGTGCTAAACGTGGTAACGAATTTGATCGAGTCGGGCGAAGTGCCACGCGGGTTGCTGGGTTTGATCCCCGTCAATTTGACTCCGGATTTGGCAGATGCCTTTGAATTGCCATCCACGCGTGGCGCTTTGGTGAATCAAGTAATCGTGGATTCGCCGGCAGAGATGGGGGGCATCCGCCATGGCGATATTATTATGCAAGTTGATGATGTTGATATCAAATCGGCTCCGCAGCTTCGTCTGGCAGTTTCTCAAATGCGTCCAGGCCGTAAGGTCGAGGTGACGCTGATTCGTCAGGGCGAGACGCTGACGTTGCCTGTCGTGTTAGGCAGTTTGACTGGTTCCGTCGCCAGTTTAGAAGTGGAGCAAAGTATACTCGAAGGCGTGCAGTTGCTGTCGATTGATAGTCGACTGCGCAAAGGTTGGTCGCTGCCAGATGACGTCGATGGCGTCGGCATTGGTGATGTGCTGCCAGAGTCGCCATACTCCGAGTTATTGGCTCGTGGCATGGTGATCGTCGAGGTGAACGGAAACGCCGTGACGACTACCGAGGACCTTGAAGCGCAACTGCAAGTGGGAGCGAATCGCCTCTATATCTGGAGCTCTGGCACGAATCACTTCATCGCCCTGTATGTTCAGGAATGATGGGGGGAGCTGAGACTTGAGAGCTGAGACTTGAGAGCTGAGACTTGAGAGCTGAGGCTTGAGAGCTGAGTCTTGAGGAATGATGGTGAGGCTTGAGAGCTGAGACTTGAGGGGGGAGCTTTGAAACCTAAAAACGGCTGCGGCTCATGCGGATCTGTTGAATGTGTGGGTTTCTTTGGGAGGGATGGCCTCCGCGCCGTCTGCCGAGCCTCAGCACAGAACCAAATCACTCAACCCATGCAGCAGCACACTGCAAGACGAGGCAGAGCTCGTCCCTCCCGAATGTGTTGGGCGAAAAATCAGAATTCTTGATGCGCGGTCGTATAGCACTCTGGACGAAATCGAGGAGAGCAGATCGCGTAGAAGATTAAGTCAGCGTCACCTGTATTAGTTATCCGTTGCCGGGTGTCTGCTGGGATGCGGACGACGTCGCCTGCGTGCACGTCAGTCGGCTCTAATTCGCCGACTTCGACGCGGCCTTCGCCGGAGATTATGAGATAGCGCTCGGCGGTGCCTTTCAGCTTGTGCCACTCGGTGGTGACATTTGGTGCTACGCGTGCGCGGGCGATGGACACCGCAGGATCATCCGGATCGTTGGATACTTCCAGGATCGAGCAACGCTCGGCGGTTTCAAATTCGTCGGACTCGTCGCTTCGCTGGATGGTCGGCTGCATCCGATTATTCCGCACCGACGGTTTTCCAGAGTCCTTCGACCATTGTCGCTTCGACGCCGTCGGTGGTCACTGCTTTGCCGAGGGCTTCCATGCTGACGAAGCGCAGCTTGCCAGCGCGGTTCTTTTTGTCCTTCTGCATGGCTGCCATCAGGTCAGTGATGGGCAGTGGTGCGTTTAGACGAGTCGGTAGGGCGCATTTTTCGATGAGCGCATTGGCGCGATCGATGTCAGCTGCGTCGACTTGACCGAGTTGCACGGAAAGTTGGGTGGCTAGGTTGAGGCCGATTGCAACAGCCTCGCCGTGTAGGTATTGACCGTAGCCTGCGACGTTCTCGACGGCGTGAGCAAAGGTGTGTCCTAGGTTGAGCAGGGCGCGGCCACCGCTCGCTGCGGTTTCCTTTTCGTCGTCAGCAACGATCTCCGCTTTGATCGCGCAGCAACGACGAACGATGCCGGCCAGCTCTGGGGAGCTTGCGGTGAGTGTGTTGACCTCTTCGAGTTCTTTGAAAAACTCAAAATCGTAGAGCATGCCGTATTTGATGACTTCGGCCATGCCGGCTGCGAATTCACGTGGTGGCAAGGTCTCGAGGAGTGCGGTCTCGATATAGACTGCTTTGGGCTGCCAAAAGGCGCCGACGAGGTTTTTGCCTTCGGGCAGGTTGATCCCTGTCTTACCGCCCACCGAACTATCGACCATCGAGAGCAGGGTGGTGGGGATTTGATAAAAATCGATGCCGCGCAGATAGCTGGCTGCGACGTAGCCTGTGAGGTCGCCGATCACGCCGCCACCGAAGGCGAACAGTGCGCAGTCGCGGTTCATTGAGTCTGCCGCGAGAAAGCTGAGCGCTTGGCTGTGGAACTCCACCGACTTTGTTTGTTCGCCTGCTGGCAGGTTGAGGATTTCGTCGGGCAAGAAGCCTGCATTTGCAAGCACATCGGGCTGTGCTGCGAGCACGTTGGCGTCGCTCAAGACACGAACAGTGCGGCCTGCGGCGCGCAGTGCAGCCACGTCATTTTTCAATGCTGTCAGGCTATCGCTAAAGTGAATCGGATAGGCTCGCTCGGCGAGTTCGACGGTGAGTGGTGCGGTGGACATGTTGGGCTTTGGCGGTGACGAAAGATTGTCTAGAATGTGGGTGTTTTGGGCGTTGCGCGGTCTTCGCAAGCAAAGCCCCTACGAATCCTCTTCAGTAATGCCAAAGATAGCGTTGGCGTAGTTCTTCGCGGAGAAGGGCTGTAGATCGTCGGGCTGTTCGCCGAGGCCGACGAAGTAGATCGGTAGCTTGAGTTCGCGGTAAATACCGACGAGTGCGCCGCCGCGGCTGGTGCCGTCGAGCTTGGTGATGATCAAACCGGTGAGTGGGAAGCTTTCGTTGAAGACGCGTGCTTGCTCGATGGAATTCGAGCCGAGACTGCCGTCGACGACCAACCAACTGTGGTGGGGCGCTTCGGGGTCTTGCTTCTCGACGACGCGCTTCAGCTTTTCGAGCTCCTTCATTAGGTTGCTCTTGGTGTGGAGGCGACCAGCGGTATCGAGGATCACGATGTCGCGTCCACGATTTTTGGCGGCTTCATAGGCATCAAAGGCGACAGCGGCGGAGTCCGCGCCGTGGTGACTGGAGACGATGTCGATGTTGAGCTTTTCGGCCCAGTGCTTGATTTGCTCGTTTGCCGCTGCGCGGAAAGTGTCACAGGCGCCAATCAGCAGGCTGTATCCTTCGTTCTGATACAGGTGCCCGAGCTTGGCAGTCGTAGTGGTTTTGCCAGAGCCATTGACGCCGATCAGGGCAATGACTTCGGGTTTGTGTTGACCCACGGTGATAGTGCCCTCGGCACCTTCGAGCACACGGGTAAGCACAGTCGCGCCGATCTTGGCGGCGTCTTCGCCACGGATTTCTTTGTCGGCCTTATACGCAGCCTGGATCTCTTCGATGATTTCCTCTACGGTTTCGACGCCAAAGTCGGCGGTGTAAAGGGCTTCCTCGAGTTGATCGAGCGCGTCTTGATCCAGCTTCGCGCCGGTGAAGACTTGATCAAACGCCTTGTGGAAAGTAGGGGTCTGGCGCTTGAGCCCCTCTTTGAACTTTTTAAAGAGACTACGCATCGGTCGTGGTATTAGTCCGCTGCTTTACGCAGTGGTCGTGTGATTTTGCCCTTCATCTTGTCGAGGATGCCGTTGATGAAGCGCTTGGAATCCGGATTCGAGAAGACCTTAGTCAAATCGATCGCTTCATTAATGCTGACGATTGGCGGGATGTCGTTGCGGTAGAGCAGCTCGTAAATGGCGAGGCGCAGGATCGCTAGATCGACTTTGGCAATGCGGTCGAACGTCCAGTTGTTGGCATGCTCGGCGATGTGCTTGTCGATTGCTTCGACATTTTCGATGGTTCCGAGCGAGAGCGCTTCGGCAAATGCGTAGTAGGCGCGGTCTTCCTCTTGGTTCTCAAAGAACTGGCAGATGTCGTCCGCAAGGACTTCCGGCTTGTTCGACTCCCATTGGTAGAGGAACTGCACGGTGCTCATGCGGTTTTCACGGCGTTGTGAGCGGCGGGTTACTGGTGGTTCGTTGTCTTCCATTTTTTTGTAAATTGAGCCATTTCGAGGGCTGCTTGGGCAAATTCTTTGCCACGGTTGATGGTGTCTCCGGCGCGTGCCTCGGCTTGTGCGAGGTTGTTCACGACGAGAATGCCGTTCATGACGGGCACCTTTTGATCGATGCTGATATTGAGTAAAGCGGTGGCGGTGCTGTCGCCGATAATTTCGTGGTGATTGGTATCACCTGCAATGACGACGCCGATGACGATGATCGCGTCGAATTGAGAGTGGTGTGCGAGCGTAGAGGCTGCGAACGGGAGTTCGGCGGCACCAGGCACGCGTTCGACGATGGGAGCGTCGGCACCTGCGGCAGTCAATGTGGCCGTGGCGTGGTGCACGAGCGAGTCGACCAGCGCTTCATTATAGCGCGAGGCAATGATGGCAATGCGTAGGCCGCTGCCGTCTATTTTTTGGATGCTTGGAATGTCGAGACTCATAAGGGTGGATCACTAAGAACATCGAACATCGA of Lentimonas sp. CC4 contains these proteins:
- a CDS encoding Rrf2 family transcriptional regulator gives rise to the protein MLSLSTTTGYAIRALSCLGGPDGPPMLVKDLAAQSDVSNFYLAKIISRLSEAGLVKSKRGYTGGVQLARPAEEISLLDVSRAIDGEQWTEGCLLGMAQCSDERACPHHHFWKKTRCEIKKNLAETSLKDSAEFEARKK
- a CDS encoding Do family serine endopeptidase; amino-acid sequence: MKPTLFLFFSGVIVSSLFAAQKNPELRVVEDSRAVASIGETPVVSYADVLDKATPSVVAVYTSRLVQPSYYQRAPQGLQDLLRQFGRPAPQSQSDGSKERMEQVGVGSGVILSEDGYIVTNYHVIQVQRGRAADEIRVRLSDDVEYVATLVGSDEKTDVAVLKIEPEESLPVVTIADSAKLRVGDIVFAIGNPLDVGLTATQGIVSALGRDSGGEILGPGSYENFIQTDASVNLGNSGGALIDAAGRLIGINTAIVSGSGGSIGIGFAIPSNMVLNVVTNLIESGEVPRGLLGLIPVNLTPDLADAFELPSTRGALVNQVIVDSPAEMGGIRHGDIIMQVDDVDIKSAPQLRLAVSQMRPGRKVEVTLIRQGETLTLPVVLGSLTGSVASLEVEQSILEGVQLLSIDSRLRKGWSLPDDVDGVGIGDVLPESPYSELLARGMVIVEVNGNAVTTTEDLEAQLQVGANRLYIWSSGTNHFIALYVQE
- a CDS encoding cupin domain-containing protein; the encoded protein is MQPTIQRSDESDEFETAERCSILEVSNDPDDPAVSIARARVAPNVTTEWHKLKGTAERYLIISGEGRVEVGELEPTDVHAGDVVRIPADTRQRITNTGDADLIFYAICSPRFRPECYTTAHQEF
- the aroB gene encoding 3-dehydroquinate synthase, with protein sequence MSTAPLTVELAERAYPIHFSDSLTALKNDVAALRAAGRTVRVLSDANVLAAQPDVLANAGFLPDEILNLPAGEQTKSVEFHSQALSFLAADSMNRDCALFAFGGGVIGDLTGYVAASYLRGIDFYQIPTTLLSMVDSSVGGKTGINLPEGKNLVGAFWQPKAVYIETALLETLPPREFAAGMAEVIKYGMLYDFEFFKELEEVNTLTASSPELAGIVRRCCAIKAEIVADDEKETAASGGRALLNLGHTFAHAVENVAGYGQYLHGEAVAIGLNLATQLSVQLGQVDAADIDRANALIEKCALPTRLNAPLPITDLMAAMQKDKKNRAGKLRFVSMEALGKAVTTDGVEATMVEGLWKTVGAE
- the ftsY gene encoding signal recognition particle-docking protein FtsY, translated to MRSLFKKFKEGLKRQTPTFHKAFDQVFTGAKLDQDALDQLEEALYTADFGVETVEEIIEEIQAAYKADKEIRGEDAAKIGATVLTRVLEGAEGTITVGQHKPEVIALIGVNGSGKTTTTAKLGHLYQNEGYSLLIGACDTFRAAANEQIKHWAEKLNIDIVSSHHGADSAAVAFDAYEAAKNRGRDIVILDTAGRLHTKSNLMKELEKLKRVVEKQDPEAPHHSWLVVDGSLGSNSIEQARVFNESFPLTGLIITKLDGTSRGGALVGIYRELKLPIYFVGLGEQPDDLQPFSAKNYANAIFGITEEDS
- the nusB gene encoding transcription antitermination factor NusB, giving the protein MEDNEPPVTRRSQRRENRMSTVQFLYQWESNKPEVLADDICQFFENQEEDRAYYAFAEALSLGTIENVEAIDKHIAEHANNWTFDRIAKVDLAILRLAIYELLYRNDIPPIVSINEAIDLTKVFSNPDSKRFINGILDKMKGKITRPLRKAAD
- the ribH gene encoding 6,7-dimethyl-8-ribityllumazine synthase: MSLDIPSIQKIDGSGLRIAIIASRYNEALVDSLVHHATATLTAAGADAPIVERVPGAAELPFAASTLAHHSQFDAIIVIGVVIAGDTNHHEIIGDSTATALLNISIDQKVPVMNGILVVNNLAQAEARAGDTINRGKEFAQAALEMAQFTKKWKTTNHQ